From the Anguilla anguilla isolate fAngAng1 chromosome 8, fAngAng1.pri, whole genome shotgun sequence genome, one window contains:
- the rab42a gene encoding ras-related protein Rab-42a: MDILWQYQFRIILLGDSTVGKSSLLKRFTDGIYSDVADPTVGVDFYARSLEIEPGVKIKLQLWDTAGQERFRSITTSYYRNSVGGLLVFDLTNRKTFEHVREWHREVSEHVLPHHMVYILVGHKSDLGRDRKVRREEAEDLAAALGVRYVETSAKCNSNVDRAFELLTRDVYELMKMGEISTREGWDGVKSGLSAKALYPAEQEEEEAAAQREKSCNC; the protein is encoded by the exons ATGGATATTTTATGGCAATACCAATTCAGAATCATTCTGCTAGGGGACTCAACTGTGGGGAAATCGTCTTTGCTTAAGCGCTTCACGGACGGAATCTACAGCGATGTGGCGGATCCGACAGTCGGTGTCGATTTCTATGCCCGGTCGCTGGAAATTGAACCGGGGGTGAAAATCAAACTGCAGCTTTGGGATACGGCTGGACAGGAGCGGTTTAG GTCAATCACCACCTCCTACTACCGCAACTCGGTGGGCGGGCTCCTGGTGTTCGACCTGACCAATCGCAAGACGTTCGAGCACGTGAGGGAGTGGCACCGGGAGGTGAGCGAGCACGTGCTGCCCCACCACATGGTCTACATCCTGGTCGGGCACAAGAGCGACCTGGGCCGGGACCGCAAGGTGCggcgggaggaggcggaggaccTGGCGGCCGCGCTGGGCGTGCGCTACGTGGAGACCTCGGCCAAGTGCAACAGCAACGTGGACCGGGCCTTCGAGCTGCTCACCCGGGACGTCTACGAGCTGATGAAGATGGGCGAGATCAGCACCCGCGAGGGCTGGGACGGCGTCAAGAGCGGCCTGAGCGCCAAGGCGCTCTACCCCgccgagcaggaggaggaggaggcggcggcccAGCGGGAGAAGAGCTGCAACTGCtga